One Streptosporangium becharense genomic window, GCCCGGTCGGATATCGCCCACGCGCAAGGTTCCCGCCCACATCCCGCGGCCGGAGTACGTCGGGAAGAAAACCCCGAAAACCGGTGAGTCCGACGTCAAGACCCCCGAGGTCATCGAGCGGATGCGGGTCGCCGGCCGGATCGCCGCCCAGGCGCTCGAAGAGGTCGGCAAGCACGTGACCCCCGGCGTCACCACCGACGAGCTCGACCGGATCGGCCACGAGTTCCTCTGCGACCACGGGGCCTACCCGAGCACGCTCGGCTACCGGGGATACCCCAAGTCGCTGTGCACCTCGATCAACGAGGTGATCTGCCACGGCATCCCGGACGACACCGTGCTGCGCGACGGCGACATCGTCAACGTCGACATCACCGCCTTCATCGGCGGGGTGCACGGCGACACCGACGCCACCTTCCTGGTCGGCGAGGTGGACGAGGAGTCGCGGCTGCTGGTCGAGCGCACCCGGGAGGCGACCAGCCGTGCCATCAAGGCCGTCGCTCCGGGCCGCCAGCTCAACGTGGTCGGCCGGGTGATCGAGGCCTACGCCAAGCGGTTCGGCTACGGCGTGGTGCGCGACTTCACCGGGCACGGCATCGGCACCACGTTCCACTCCGGCCTGATCGTCCCGCACTACGACGACCCGTCGCTGGCGGTCACCCTGGAGCCGGGTATGACGTTCACCATCGAGCCCATGCTGACGCTCGGCACCATCGAGTACGACATCTGGCCCGACGGCTGGACCGCCGTGACCAAGGACCGCAGCCGGACCGCCCAGTTCGAGCACACCGTGCTGGTGACCGAGACCGGCCACGAGATCCTGACCCTTCCCTGACCCCGGCCACGAGCTCCTACCCCTCCCTGACCTGCGGGAAGGCCCCTTCTCCGACCTGCGGGAAGGTCCCTTCCCTGACCTGCGGGGAGACGCGGGAGTCGCGGTTCGCGCGCTCCGGCCGGGCCCCGGCCGGAGTGTGCCGTGAGGCGTCTAGCGGCGGCGGGGCACCACTCCGGTGACGGTGGTGCCCTCACCGGGCACACCGCTGACGCTGAGTGAACCTCCCAGCTCCGCGAAGCGGGACTGCATGGCGGTGACGCCCCGGCCCTGGGCCACACCGAGAAAACCGACGCCGTTGTCGCTGACCGTCATGCGCAGACCGCCGCGGCCGATGGTGACGGCGACGGACACGACACGTGCCCGGCTGTGCCGTTCGATGTTGGCGAGCGCCTCTTCGAGAACGGCCAGGACGGCCTTTGCGATCTTGGGTGGAGCGTCCTGGCCCGGCCGTGCCCAGATCTCGACCGCGATGCCGGTCCGCTCGGACCACTCGGCCAGGCGCTCTTCCAGGGCCTGGGCCAGGCTCAGGCTCCGGCCGTCACGTATGCGCAG contains:
- the map gene encoding type I methionyl aminopeptidase, whose translation is MTTLLQPGRISPTRKVPAHIPRPEYVGKKTPKTGESDVKTPEVIERMRVAGRIAAQALEEVGKHVTPGVTTDELDRIGHEFLCDHGAYPSTLGYRGYPKSLCTSINEVICHGIPDDTVLRDGDIVNVDITAFIGGVHGDTDATFLVGEVDEESRLLVERTREATSRAIKAVAPGRQLNVVGRVIEAYAKRFGYGVVRDFTGHGIGTTFHSGLIVPHYDDPSLAVTLEPGMTFTIEPMLTLGTIEYDIWPDGWTAVTKDRSRTAQFEHTVLVTETGHEILTLP
- a CDS encoding sensor histidine kinase → MSEELRIRDGRSLSLAQALEERLAEWSERTGIAVEIWARPGQDAPPKIAKAVLAVLEEALANIERHSRARVVSVAVTIGRGGLRMTVSDNGVGFLGVAQGRGVTAMQSRFAELGGSLSVSGVPGEGTTVTGVVPRRR